Proteins co-encoded in one Bacillus paramycoides genomic window:
- a CDS encoding glycosyl hydrolase family 8: protein MNGKRKVFTCISIIGIGLASFSNSSFAAIVTDNSVQNSIHVVNQQVAAAKEMKPFPQQVNYAGVIKPNHVTQESLNASVRSYYDNWKKKYLKNDLSSLPGGYYVKGEITGDADGFKPLGTSEGQGYGMIITVLMAGYDSNAQKIYDGLFKTARTFKSSQNPNLMGWVVADSKKAQGHFDSATDGDLDIAYSLLLAHKQWGSNGSVNYLKEAQDMITKGIKASNVTNNNRLNLGDWASKSSLDTRPSDWMMSHLRAFYEFTGDKTWLTVINNLYDVYTQFSNKYSPNTGLISDFVVKNPLQPAPKDFLDESQYTNAYYYNASRVPLRIVMDYAMYGEKRSKVISDKVSSWIQNKTNGNPSKIVDGYQLNGSNIGSYSTAVFVSPFIAASITSSNNQKWVNSGWDWMKNKKESYFSDSYNLLTMLFITGNWWKPVPDDKKIENLINDEAQKGYDK, encoded by the coding sequence ATGAATGGAAAAAGGAAAGTTTTCACATGTATTTCTATTATAGGAATCGGATTAGCTAGTTTTTCTAATTCTAGTTTCGCAGCAATTGTAACGGACAATTCAGTACAAAATTCTATTCACGTAGTTAATCAACAAGTAGCTGCTGCAAAGGAAATGAAACCATTTCCCCAGCAAGTTAATTATGCAGGTGTTATAAAACCGAATCATGTTACACAGGAAAGTTTAAATGCTTCTGTAAGAAGTTACTACGATAATTGGAAAAAGAAATATTTGAAAAATGATTTATCTTCTTTACCTGGTGGTTATTACGTAAAAGGAGAGATTACGGGTGATGCGGATGGGTTTAAGCCACTTGGAACTTCAGAAGGTCAAGGGTATGGGATGATAATTACAGTATTAATGGCTGGTTATGATTCGAATGCTCAAAAAATCTATGACGGTTTATTTAAAACAGCAAGAACTTTTAAAAGCTCTCAAAATCCTAATTTAATGGGATGGGTTGTCGCAGATAGTAAAAAAGCACAAGGTCATTTTGATTCTGCTACTGATGGGGATTTAGATATTGCGTATTCCCTTCTTCTTGCTCATAAGCAGTGGGGGTCAAATGGATCGGTTAATTATTTGAAAGAAGCACAAGACATGATTACAAAAGGTATTAAAGCTAGTAATGTTACAAATAATAACCGACTAAATTTAGGAGATTGGGCTTCTAAAAGTTCACTTGATACAAGACCATCTGATTGGATGATGTCACACCTTAGAGCATTTTATGAATTTACAGGTGATAAAACTTGGCTTACTGTTATTAATAATTTGTACGATGTTTATACGCAATTTAGTAATAAGTACTCTCCAAATACAGGGCTTATTTCAGATTTTGTTGTGAAAAACCCACTACAACCAGCACCTAAAGATTTCTTAGATGAGTCACAGTATACAAATGCATATTATTACAATGCTAGCCGGGTACCATTAAGGATTGTAATGGACTATGCGATGTATGGAGAGAAAAGAAGTAAAGTTATCTCTGACAAAGTCTCTTCATGGATTCAAAATAAGACGAATGGAAATCCTTCTAAAATTGTGGATGGTTATCAATTAAACGGATCCAATATTGGTAGTTATTCAACTGCTGTATTTGTTTCACCATTTATTGCTGCAAGTATAACGAGTAGCAATAATCAAAAGTGGGTAAATAGCGGTTGGGATTGGATGAAGAATAAGAAAGAAAGTTACTTTAGTGATAGTTATAATTTATTAACTATGCTATTTATTACAGGTAATTGGTGGAAACCAGTACCTGATGATAAGAAAATAGAAAACCTAATAAATGATGAAGCTCAAAAAGGATACGATAAATAA
- a CDS encoding DMT family transporter: protein MNYKKRDFSIICAHAFTILIWGTAFPAIRMGLESYTPEHLTLLRLLIASFILLLFSFIYKLRLPDLKDIPAIFMFGALGFTFYHIALNYGEKTVNAGSASLIVSVTPIVTAILASVFLNEKMKLNGWIGGVISFIGIALISFSQGDAIQLNSGGLFILLAAISESLYFVFQISYLKKYGFLPFTIYTILSSTVCMFIFLPGMYQEILAAPLEVNVSVLYLGLFPTVLPYVTLAYIISHAGAAEATSSLYLTPVTACFIAWLWLGELPTFVSIIGGGITILGVLIAHVSLSKKEKYTTLVNNKSI, encoded by the coding sequence ATGAATTATAAAAAACGGGATTTTTCGATTATTTGTGCTCATGCTTTTACGATTTTAATATGGGGGACTGCCTTTCCGGCAATTCGTATGGGGCTTGAATCTTATACACCTGAGCATCTTACTTTACTACGTTTATTAATCGCTTCATTTATACTTCTGTTGTTTTCTTTTATTTACAAGTTACGGCTACCGGATTTAAAGGATATCCCAGCAATTTTTATGTTCGGTGCGTTAGGATTCACTTTTTATCACATAGCATTAAACTATGGCGAAAAAACAGTAAATGCTGGTTCTGCAAGTTTAATTGTTTCCGTCACACCTATAGTAACGGCAATTCTTGCTTCTGTTTTTTTGAACGAAAAAATGAAATTAAATGGTTGGATCGGTGGTGTAATTAGTTTTATAGGAATTGCTCTCATATCATTTAGTCAAGGAGATGCTATTCAATTGAATAGTGGGGGATTATTTATATTATTAGCAGCGATTTCAGAAAGCCTATATTTTGTTTTCCAAATTTCTTACTTAAAAAAGTACGGCTTTTTACCATTTACCATATATACAATTTTATCTAGTACTGTATGTATGTTTATTTTCTTACCGGGAATGTATCAAGAAATACTAGCAGCTCCTCTTGAAGTGAATGTGAGTGTTTTATATTTAGGCTTATTTCCAACAGTACTCCCATATGTCACATTGGCCTATATCATATCTCATGCTGGTGCTGCTGAGGCAACAAGTTCTCTATATTTAACGCCAGTAACTGCATGTTTTATTGCTTGGTTATGGTTAGGTGAATTACCGACTTTTGTTTCGATAATTGGCGGGGGAATTACTATACTTGGAGTTTTAATTGCACATGTATCACTATCAAAAAAAGAAAAATATACAACTCTAGTAAATAATAAATCAATATAA